CTGATCGGCAATGAAACGCGCAAGGTGCTCACATACTCGCAGATTCCGGTGGTGGTGTATCGCTAGCGGGCGCAGGTTGGCCCGAGCAGGGGCCGGATACGCAAAGGACGCCTTGCAAAGGGGCGCGCCCTTTGCAAGGCGCGTCGGCAAGGCTGTTGGCAGGTAGCAGAGCAGAGGGCCCGACTCGGGCCACCCCGGGGACAAGGGGGATGGGGGATGAGAGAAACGGGGGAACAGGCCCAGGGCCGGGCCCCGTCTCGGACCCGACCCCGGAGCGCGGGCTGCCGGTCAGCGGCAGCGCGCGATTACATCATCGGCTGCGGCGGCGGGCCTGCTTCGTCTTCCAGAGCCGCCACGCGCTGGGCTTCGCGGTCGCTGATCTGCTTGCGCTGCTCGGGCGTCAGCACCTGCAGGATCTTCGCGTCGGCCTGCGCGCGCAGTTGCGTCTCGCGCGCCACGGCGCGGCCCAGCGTATCGGTCAGGGCACGGCTGCGTGCCTCATCGAACTGGCCGGACACCACCATCTCACGCAGATCGCGGCGGGCGTGCTCGATGGCCTTGCGCTGTTCGCGCAGCTCCGGCATCTGAGCGTATTCGATCGCGAAGATCTTGTCGCGCTGGGCTTCGTTCAGCTTCAGGCCATGCAGGAACAGGCCACCGTGATGCGGCCCCATGAAGCCGGGGCCGCCCGGCGCATGCGGCATGCCGTGCGGCGCCATCGGCGGACGCGGCGCAGCTTCGGGCGCGGAACTCTGCGCATAGGCAACGGCACAGGACAACAGCAGGCCGGCGGCAAGGGCGGCCAGGTGACGACGGGGGGTGACAGCAGACATGGTTTGGACTCCTAACGGGGATCGTTAGCCGGGTGCTCCGGCCATGTCTTTACTCTAGCCGCCGCCCTTGCACCAAAGGTGGGCGAAACGTGAAGTCTTCTTGAAAAGCGGTGACCGCCCGGAACCCACGCCCTCAGGCGTCGAGCCGATAGCCGACGCCGTACACCGAGTGAATCATCTCCGTACCGGGGCTCACCAGCTCCATCTTGCGGCGCAGGTTCTTGACGTGCGTATCGACGGTGCGGTCGGTGACGATGCGGTGATCGTCGTAGATCTGCTCCAGCAGGTTCGCACGCGACAGGATGCGGCCCGGCGCGTTGGCCAGCGCGCTCAGCAGACGGAACTCCACCGGGGTGAGATCCAGCCGCTGGCCGCGCAGCGTGGCCGAATAGGCGGCGTTGTCGATCTGCAGAAGACTCTCGGGCTGCGCGCCGCCGCGCTGCACGCGGCGCAGGATGGTCTTGATGCGCGCGACCAGCTCGCGCGGGCTGAACGGCTTGCAGATGTAGTCGTCCGCACCCAGCTCGAGACCGAGCAGCCGGTCGATCTCTTCCACCCGCGCGGTCACCATGACGATGGGCAGATCGCTGAAGGCGCGCACCTCGCGGCAGATCTCCAGCCCGTCCTTGCCGGGCAGCATCAGGTCGAGCAGCACCAGCTCCGGTGAGGTCTCGCGCACGCGCTGCACGGCGCGGGTGCCGTCGTCCACCCATTCGGTCTCATAGTGGGCGGCACGCAGGTAGTCGCCCATCAGCGCGGCAAGCTTCGGTTCGTCTTCAACGATCAGGATCATGGTCAGCAACAGAGGAATGGGCCGCCGGCAGGCGGATCGCGAGCCACAGCCCGCCCAGCGGTGAAGGTCTGGCTTCGATGGTGCCACCGTGCGCCTGCACGATGGTCTGGCACAGGCTCAGCCCCAGCCCGGCCCCGCCCTGCGCTCGGCTGCGGGAGGGGTCGGCGCGGAACAGCCGGTCGAACACGCGCGGCAGCATCGCTTCGGGCACGCCCGGCGCGCTGTCCTGAACGTCGAGGCACCACCACGCGCCGTCCCGATGCACGTGGATGCGCAGCGTGCCGCCGGCATCGG
The nucleotide sequence above comes from Ralstonia solanacearum K60. Encoded proteins:
- a CDS encoding response regulator gives rise to the protein MILIVEDEPKLAALMGDYLRAAHYETEWVDDGTRAVQRVRETSPELVLLDLMLPGKDGLEICREVRAFSDLPIVMVTARVEEIDRLLGLELGADDYICKPFSPRELVARIKTILRRVQRGGAQPESLLQIDNAAYSATLRGQRLDLTPVEFRLLSALANAPGRILSRANLLEQIYDDHRIVTDRTVDTHVKNLRRKMELVSPGTEMIHSVYGVGYRLDA
- a CDS encoding Spy/CpxP family protein refolding chaperone, which gives rise to MSAVTPRRHLAALAAGLLLSCAVAYAQSSAPEAAPRPPMAPHGMPHAPGGPGFMGPHHGGLFLHGLKLNEAQRDKIFAIEYAQMPELREQRKAIEHARRDLREMVVSGQFDEARSRALTDTLGRAVARETQLRAQADAKILQVLTPEQRKQISDREAQRVAALEDEAGPPPQPMM